In Carya illinoinensis cultivar Pawnee chromosome 7, C.illinoinensisPawnee_v1, whole genome shotgun sequence, the following are encoded in one genomic region:
- the LOC122316065 gene encoding desiccation-related protein PCC13-62-like isoform X4, with protein MASTAFFTALIFLVSVLKLILGVMASTVGNPDCGPIVAGDTDQIQFALNLEFLEAEFFLRGATGRGLDSIAPSLAKGGPPPIGARKASLDPLVARIIEEFGYQEVGHLRAIITRIGGIPRPQLDLGVQNFAKVFDDAVGFKLIPPFDPYADTNRYLLASYVIPYVGLVGYVGTIPNLVRKNSRSLVASLLGVEAGQDAVIRTLLYEKANQIVQPYNLTVAEFTNRISGLRNKLAACGIKDEGILVPLFLGAENITSSNILSADPNSLSYARTPPEILRIVYGSGSEYKPGGFYPNGGGGNIAERYLPKA; from the exons ATGGCCAGTACTGCTTTCTTCACTGCCCTTATCTTTCTGGTTTCAGTACTGAAACTCATCCTGGGGGTCATGGCCAGTACTGTTGGTAATCCCGATTGTGGACCAATCGTAGCTGGTGATACTGACCAGATTCAGTTTGCTCTTAATCTGGAGTTCCTCGAAGCAGAGTTTTTCTTGCGTGGTGCAACTGGTAGGGGACTTGACAGCATCGCTCCATCTCTGGCTAAGGGTGGTCCTCCTCCGATTGGTGCTAGGAAGGCCAGTCTCGACCCTTTAGTCGCTAGGATAATCGAGGAGTTCGGTTATCAAGAAGTCGGTCATCTCAG GGCTATAATTACTAGAATAGGAGGGATTCCAAGGCCGCAGCTGGATCTCGGCGTTCAGAATTTTGCAAAAGTATTTGATGATGCAGTCGGTTTCAAATTGATCCCTCCATTTGACCCTTACGCTGACACAAACCGCTATCTCTTAGCATCATATGTGATCCCCTATGTAGGATTAGTGGGTTATGTTGGCACCATTCCAAATCTTGTCAGAAAAAATTCTCGAAGT TTGGTTGCTTCGCTTCTGGGCGTGGAGGCAGGACAGGATGCGGTCATAAGAACACTACTGTACGAGAAAGCCAACCAAATTGTGCAGCCATACAACCTTACGGTGGCCGAATTCACAAACCGAATCTCAGGGCTTAGGAACAAGCTGGCCGCGTGTGGCATCAAAGACGAAGGCATCCTTGTTCCTCTATTTCTTGGAGCAGAGAATATTACGAGCAGTAACATCCTGTCTGCTGATCCTAATTCTCTTTCATATGCTCGGACGCCACCGGAGATATTAAGGATAGTTTATGGAAGTGGCAGTGAGTATAAACCTGGTGGGTTTTACCCTAATGGTGGAGGTGGGAACATTGCAGAGAGATATCTTCCCAAAGCTTAA